TTTAATCTCAGTCCAtaatcaaatttttaaaataataatacattttttaaaaagcattaatcTTTTATGTtaacaaaaattacattttctaaGAGATTGATTTTGCAAATGTATCACATAAATTTTTTAACAATCAAAGCCATGccaaaatgttattattttttatgtataaaCTGTTTTAACACCTGTTAAAGATGCTTCTGCGACTAATACTACTTCAAATATCTGCCAAGACACAATTACAGTGTGTTAATAGGTGCATACATTTGCATTTAGTAAGTGTCTTAAACGAAATTGAAGTGAAGCTATTTTTACACAGATCTTAAagcattttgtttcttttttctctctataAACCATAAATGAATTGATGGGCATCTACTGTACCAGAACTCGGTCTTTTATGACTTAATGCCTTATGCCTTATTATTAGCACTATTTCTATAGAAATATTGGGAAATCatgaaacacatgaaaaagaCATGTCACTGTATAAATAGTTTAAAATTCCAACTGATGTTAAAGTCATGTAGTAGTCTGTGAGAAGTTTTCAGTAAGTCTTGTATAATACTTTCCATGTGATTAAAGTCAAAAGATTCATGACTGGATGTGTTTTCTGTCAAAGTGATGTCATATGTCATGTTTTCTTCACAGTAAAACCTGAGAAAACTAAAGAACATAACAGCTGGTATAACAGATTTAGGTCTTACTTACTCCACGTCTCTTTTCTTAATCGTCTTTCCAGATCCTAAGACCTCTGCCACTCGGGATACAATAGGATCATAGTTCATGCTGGCAACAGCAACCACCTCCTCACTCCTATAGGTGGACCACAGGGAGGAACAATAATCAGCTAGAATGAAGCTAGAAGATGAATCCTTGATAAGACTGAAGTCTGATAGTAAAATCAATTTATACTGTAATCAAAGAGGAATTAACTAAGGAACAATACATAAAACCTACCTGGTGTAAAACGCCACAAATCTCAGTTCATCCAGATCCCCTTGtataatgacatcatcaaatcCATCACCATAACCTTTGCAAACAGAAGAAggaaattcatattttttaaaaagaaaaaaaaaaacagtcgtTTTAAGCCTtgattgtcttttttatttttacagctaGGTGGCAGTGTTGTTACCCACACTTGACAACCTTTGACAGTTTCTCTTCTGCTGAATGCAGATGTTTttaacaccaaacatgtggtaCAGCTGTACATACCTGCATAGCGTATGGTCTTCCCAAACATGGCGGACCAGAAGTAAGGCACAGTTTTGATATCAGTGGCTCTTCCCATCATGCTGAGTGCTGCCACTCTTCCTATCAATGACAAACACCCATGTTAGTACTCTGATTTACATCGCAATAAATGAGAAACACTTAAATACACAGTCTGGAGCAAGCTTTAACACACTCACCGTGTACATGAGCCATCTGCCAGTGAGGGATGTTCACCTTCTTATTGTTCCGTGGTGGAAATGGGAAAATCACTACATCACCTCCTGCGAAAACCCCATCAGCATTTGTCTGCATCATCTGGTGAATGTTAAAGACGTTTATTAAGAAATGGGTCATAAAAATTTCCAATAAGGCTTCAGGATTTTTAAATGACCTTATTAACAGTAATGAAGCCCTTGGAGTCCATGTGGATTCCGCTCTGCTTCAGGAAACCTGTTGCAGGAACACTTCCTGCAAGACAGGAGATGtaaggcaaatatttacaaaactCAATTAGTCATTTCAAGAGAGCTGGATAGTTCGTTGAAATGCCACAAAAGATCAACAGACGTATCTGATATAATTTACACCACCTGCACCAATGACACAGACGTCTGCCCGCAGGACTTTTCCACTCTTCAGCACCACCTCTTTCAGCTGTGAAACATGAAAGATCCAGTGTTCAAAAAGATTTCTAGGTATGCACATTAACAGTATGCTCCATACCTAAAATATTTACTGCTGGGACAGAGGGCAGATGTGCAgttctcatcttttttttttttttatcactagtaaaaatatttacccccttggatgtttatcCTTTTTTTGTGAGTCAATCAAGggcaatatgatttggctttgtTCACCAAAAAAGGACAacaaaacctttttaatgtaaaagtgaaaacagatttctacaaagtaatgtcaataaaacaaaatacatactttaaaaaaaagtgactgcataaatatccacccccTTCTTGTcaggctgcaatcacagcactgagtctgtgtggatagatctagatcaggctttcacatctgaacactgcaatttttacttcattcttctttgtactactgctaaagctctgtcaggctgcttAGGGATCAGGTattaacagcccttttcaagtccagccacaaattatcTATTGGAtggaggtctgggctttgaccttGATTCCCCTTGATGACTTTAGCcttttttgtgtagctttcactgtattcTTTGGGTCATTgccttgctggaaaatacatcttctcccaagctatagttctcttgcagactgatgactgtcctccatgattttcctatattggccacattcattttacctctacttttgcaagccttccagggccagttGCTGAAAAGCTTTCCCACAGCAttatgctgccaccaccatgcttcatagtggggatggtgtgtttgtggtgatgtgcagtgttttgtgtccaccaaacatcttgtctgatgaccaaagagtaccattttgttttcatcagaccaaagaattttcttccacttgaccatggagtccccCACATGCCCTTTGGCAACTCTAGTCAAgacttaatatgagttttcttcaacagcagctTTCTCTCTGCCACTATCCTATAAAGCTTTGGCcagcaacagttgtatgcagagtctctctcatctcatctgctgaagcttttaaccccttcagagtagtcatagatgtcttggtggcctctttcactagtctccttcttgcacagtcactcagtttgtaagcagatttacacatgtgccatatccCTTCAATCAAGCCCTCATTCCTGATATGTAACCTGCTTATGTTTCATTCAGATGCTCAGACATGTTTcatacaaacatgtttaatttgtTTGAAGCATTACATCTCCAACTGTTGTGGAGACCTGTTATAACACTGAGGAAGAGAGATGACCCAGCACACTCAGGGATGTTGTTTCTATGGCCATTATAACTGAGAACCAGTTATAATGactttcttttgtcaaaaaagacaaacatatcCACTGAGCAAATTTTGAGATGCATTTTGTCATTTGAATCAAAGAATCTTGTTTTCAACATCTGTCTGCATTCTCTCTGTCTTACGTACAATTTTGAGTGAAACAGGAGAGGAGGGATGTAAAGTGTTAGGAGGGGAAGGGGGACTGAGGGTTGATGGAGGTGTGTCCAAAGGGAGTATTTGTTTTGGTGTGACAATGTGACAACATTGTCAAAAAAAAGGTGTCATTTTTGTAATAGCCTTGTGTTTCTCTTCTCTACTCATCTTTATCATGGATAAAACAAGGGACTGTAGAGCTTCTGCGCATCATGTCATGCTGTTTCTCTCACTTTCAGAATACCTGTCCATGATGACCAATCATCTCTGACACCTCGTTCAGCATGTAGAACTTCACCCTGTTTGCCTCAAACAGCTGCAGGgacaaaacacacaacacacactgtCACCATGGGAAAGTATCTACCAGCTGTGTTAGCCTGCTAATGACAACATTTACATTTGTGGTGTCTGCAGTATTTACCATAAAAATGTAACTTGTGTTCTAACAAGGAtggttttctctgttttcagagATGATTGCTGTTTCTATCCTTTAGATGTAGTGCTTTATGATCATTGTGCCTTTGAGTGTGTGTCCCTACCTTCATTATGGCTTTCCCTACTCTTTCCCCTAGAgcttttttaaaggggacagGCTCGATCCCGATGACAGAGACTGAGTGGGCTTTGTCTGTTAGAGCTGCAGCCACCTCCATGCCTGCCAACACAACAAGAAACAGCAcacaaataatataaaaaagcaCAAGGAGGAAAACAGTCGGAtaaaaacaacctaaaaaataaatgactgcagcaGGATGATCACCGAGAggtttaattttattaaaaagggtgtaaattatgagtttttatattttccatTATTCATGGACATAGTTTATATAATTAAGGAATACACCACACCATTATGTTCTGTTCAGTGTATATAGTCTGTCTTTAgacacagagaaatatcagtggcaggcagaaataaactagTTTTATTTGAATGGCACGGACAGAAAGAGTTATgaaactatatatttttagatattatacaccacatttacattttactaaATGCATAAATGGATGTTTTCCAACGTCTTTTTCATGAACTCACCCCAGAATATAGACTTTTAAATACCAACCCATAAACTTGCTTCTACTGTTACTAAACAAAGGAAGACCTCCTGAAGGCAGGATGGCTGCCTttatcagtttttctcccttGTGATGTGAATTTTATCTGTAAAACCAAGACATTGGTTTACTGTACAGTGAATACACCATATGGAGTCCTTAATTCCAATCTAGAAGTAAGCAGCAAAGGTGGGCTAAGCTGAACAGCGTACCTCTAcatgtcatcttttgttattgttttgactggGAGACACTTGGTGATGGAATTTTCATAGTGTCTTCAACACAAACTCTTTTTAGTAGCTTTAGGAAGCTTAGAATAGGTTCAAAAGCAGCTCAAAAGTGCCAAACATTATGAATTCCTTTTATaaatttaatttcatcaaccacaaatgagaaaaatatgttGGCAAATTTTTCTCACCAACAAAGGATGTTCCCACAACCACAGCATTCTTGTTGTTGGCCAGCTTTGCTATGCTGTTGGCATCCTCAGGCGTCCTGAGGTGAAACACGTTCTTGACTTCCTTACCTTTGTAGTTCATTGGTTTTGGTCTTTAAGGGAggaatttgaataaaaatgtattaatataTGATTTTAGCtggtttattttaatgtgtgctaaagttttttttcttacttgcTTCCTGTAGCAATAAAGAGCTTCCTGTACTCCATCCTCAAACCATCTTCAAAAGTCACAGATCGCGTTTTCACATCTACTGCAACAGCCTGAAGCAAACATCATGGGTCAAACTGtagatttttgaaaatattttaaccaTAATTATATTTATTAGTAACTGTTATGTCATCTCTTAAGATTCCTCTCACCTCTTTCTCTGTGAGCAGCTCAATATCGTGGTCTTGTAGGAAGCTCATCGAGCGCAGTCTCAGCTGCTCTGCTGTGCTTTCTAAGGACTGAGGATCAGTAAGTTAGAGCTTAATCCatcaaaaatcaaattaaatgaaacaaaCTATGGGTATTGAAGTAATATTTCCCAAGCATGGCCTCTAAATTCATCTTTTTGTAGCTCTTTGTGGCCAAAGTTGATTCCCTCTACTATCATGactgttttttcactttctctAATTCTTTGTTGTTGTGGGGTGCAGCTAGAGCTCCTGTTTTAGCATCACTGACCAAAGCAGCACCTCTGCAGTCTATTACATAACTGTTTTTGGCAAAGACTGTTTTGTGTTAGATTTACGTGGTCGGGGTCTGTGTACAAACCTTACTCAGTTTAGGCCTGTCATATGGAGGATGTCTGTCCATGGTGCACATGACAATGCGATCTGTGAAGCCCTCTTGCCTCAGTGTCTCAGCACACACCAGACCTGCTGGTCCTGCAAGAATAGTTTCCAGGGAtaatgacagagagagaaattaAAGATGCTGCTAGAGAGAGTTGAAAAAACAACTGTATTCTTTTTAAGGCATCTGCAGTTAAGAGAAGACATAAACACACTGACCTGAGCCGATGATGAGCACATGGCTGAAGCCTGTGTTGGAGTTAATGACTGCTGAGCATCGAGCCATGGGCTTTGATCTTCTCTGTGACTGGAGAGCCTGGAAAggattatttttaaagatttcaacCCCCTGCTTGGTTTATTTTCTTGTGTATATTCACTGCATTTTTTTACCTGCTTGTTTGCACGAATGAtcactttttccttttcaaccCTGACCTGAAGCAAACAGACATGAGTGATATGTACACTTTTTAATGGTGCTTAGAGACATGATAAGGCAGGGAATGTGTTAAGAAACAGCACCAGTGGGGAGGTTCACCTGGAAGGTAGGCAGGCTGTCCAGTCCAGGGAAGTCCTCAATGTCACCTGTTGCAATGTTGAAACACGCACCATGCCAGGGACAGCGCACATGGCCTTTTGACAGCACACCTGGGAGGATAAAAACTAAGTTAATGATTTCATATATCATTCTGAATGTTTAAATCATAACTGACTATATAAATTACTCACCTTTGACAAGTGGTGCTCCATAGTGTGGACATTTGTGGCCCATGGCTGAGAACTCACCATGCTCTTTAATCAACAAAGCCCTGCCACATCCCAAATCAACCTCCCGCATCctgtcaaaaatgaacaaaaaaactgaagacaTCCTTGTGCATTCGTATATGAATGATTCATTAACTCATTTCTACATCAGAACTTAGGCTGAAGCTACTCCTTCTGCCTTGAAGCCGCTGATACACAtttaagacacatttgcaccacgagtgaagttattcactgagttagagttcttAACTGTGACTTTAAGTGCTCTTCAAGGTTGCACAGAGCAGTGGTTACCACCTTTATTCCTTTGAGccccctacttgtatctaagaaaacttAAGCCCCCCCAGGACCAACACGGAAAAAATAGTGATACTCTGtggccaaaattaacataaattttaatcattttctgtgtaaatccaaacaaagtagcCCTAAACATACATTCTTTTATCCCAAAACATCTCAATGAATTATTTATGTGTTATACTATGATTTCTGTTAATATGTGCagatctaattttaacaacctcagaccAGAGCCTTGTGTCCCCCCCAGAGATCTCTAGCGCCCCACTAAGGGGGACCCGGAtgccaggttgggaaccacggTTGAGAGCATATCCTCCATTAGTATGAATTAATTTGTTATGAGTTTGACTCAGTTTTTTTCTTGCCAAAGAACCCCTTTGCCACAGAATATCAAGACTTATTACAGCTCTGTCAtactgaaaaatatttatttgttaaatatttttcagtatgacagaaaaatatttatttgttaaaagtgTAGTGTAATTACATGTAGTGTAGACCAATAGAGACACTTTAAAAGTTTCACATTTAACTCTGTATGACTTAAATGAACACTGTCAATTTAGCTGTTTTACTTTATTAGGGAAGTGTAACAGCTTGAAAAACCTAGTTGATCTATTCTCTTATTGTTCTTGCCAAAATCATAATTTACCAACAACTTCTCAGTAgatactcagtacttaaagtacattttaaatcagattctttttactttaacttgagttaAATTGTAGACcagttcttttacttttttagtaAATTCTAAACAGAATAACCGTAAgctactttaacttgagtacaatagtcagGTACTTTTTACACCTCTGACtaacaattaaaagaaaaacacagctaGGATAACTCTGTATGGATCTAATGagcaatttctgccactttatcTCAATTCAACGGCAGCAACTCTCCTGTGCTTTAAAACTCTGACAGCTGTATTCAAGGTTCAGAGTCATATAAATATGCATGGGACCTGAATAATTGCTTTGATTCTGTGTCCACTAAATCAGCAACTTAAATGTATCAGAAGCATATAAgcatgtttcaaaataaaaacaatatttgaaATCACATTATCTACAGTACATTTATACAACACCAAGCTGGTATGTAAACACATCAGTGTACTGTACAGCAATGTTAGCTAGGAAATAGGTAGACTGAATGCTAATGGTAGCTGATGTCAAATGCTAGGTTTGGGTTATCAAACGCTCCTCTGAATGCTGATCTGGACATATTTTTACTTGCCATCGTCTCTTCAGTTATTTGTCAGTGTGTACGctgttaaaatattatttgtaAGATTCCTGACTTCTAAGATTGATGCTAATGACGTGCTACCTATAAACTGCATGAATCAGCATTTTAACGGCCTATCGTGAGCATGACGTCACGGCTAAATGGCGACTCGTAAGTACCGGTACATCAACAGTACAGCTGAAGACTGGGGACCTTTACAGCAAGACTTTGAAGGTTTACATGTACTTGATTCATTCTAACTCTCGCTTTCAGATGTAATAAGTTATCTGCTGCTACAGCCTTAATTTGTTTGTTATGATGATTAACTTATGTAAGCTAATGTTTGCTAACGTTAGCAAACTGTAAGGTCAGTAACTTGATGACTATTGCTGTTCTCTTCTCATGATAGGTTTAAGCATTTACCTTAATTGTTAAAAGTGGCGACCGACTGATAAAAGTATTCTcagtttttaagtttatttcacctttatgtttttcttttggtttatggttctctgagaaaaaaaaactgcatgattttaattttcttactGTCCATTTTCCAGGTCCTtaacgtgacagacagaaaccTCCACATAGTCCCGTGGTTTGTGATAAAGGGGGAGCGCAGTGGGGTCCTCGTCAGAGCTGTGTCCCAGGGCCCCGTTTGGTCTGCAGTCAGCAAAGGGACTCGCCTTGCCATTAGGTGAGAGTCCGTccacctctttttctttttccaggAGGGAGAGTTCCACTTTAACTTCAActacacaacacagacacacatgacTTAGATAAGATATTAAGTGTATAAATGAAGACAGAGCGATGCcaaaaggatttaaaatcaaTATCTGTTTGAGTTAAATTGGCAGATTATTCAATTTAAATCACCACTCGATTGCACTGTTATTGCTGCACTCTCTTTTTTTTAGTTGTCCTTCTCTGTTGCCTTGAAAGCGGAGTTGCCCTTTCTGCTAAAGACGTACACAACTTTGAGACAAATTAAGTCTGACATGCCACAACTGAGAGCAGGAAGCAGGTGAAAGGAGAAATATGTAAGGGCAGGTTTTCTGCTTCTTCTCTTTCCCTTTGTACCATTCAGCGTGATAACAGATATAATTCAGTTCTTCAAAATGAATCCAAAATTGTCTTCTAAACATCAGGAAGTAAGATATCCTCCTATATCATCTATCCATGAATAAATGATCTTACTAGGAACACAGGATTAACTTCACACTTCTATTAAGAATCCTGGCAAAAATACCCTCCCACACTACTTAAATAAAGGGAACACATCAGTAGAGCTAAAATCAGTATTCAGGTTGTTTCTTTCTCCTTGAAAACAGACCTTACTAGGGCACAGGATGCTTAATTGTCTTTTGTGAGACATTCAGTTTCTGTCTAGACATGTGATGTGTTGTTTGGTATATATTTCTGAACATTAAGAATTGGTTGTGTAACTCGGTTTTTTTCACTGCTGCAGGCTTTATCTGTTGGGCTGGAAAAATGTGCTGATCATCCAGTTCTTACACAGTAATCTGGCTGGAATTTTCTCCTGCTGAGCAAGCCTTAATTAAAATCAATGGAAAATCATAATAGTGAGTGCAATTGCAgtagaaaagaaagagaaagctTTGCACAGCTGAAGAGATGCTTCTGCTAAATCGCTGCATTGATGCTTCAATTGATCAGCACTTAAAAAGTACTCTCTGTTCCAAAAAAGAAATCTCTTAGGCTTTTATTTGAGCTTTGAATTGTTTTAAGCTTTAACACAGCATTTATTGGTGCACAAGGTGCTTGGAGGGTTCTATTTCACAATATTTATAACCCTGCTGTATTCATTcacatttacaaataaaaaagacagagcTTAAAGTCCATGAACATTCCCTTGTGTAGATCCTGTTATACTTCAAATTGTAACCCCACTCTAAATTAGATGTATTACTTTATTGTATGTTCATTGGTCAACTTAATTTATTATCTGTTGCACTTGTATTCTAGGTTTGAGACTATTAAAAGTGGTATCACCTTTAATATTTATCTACCTACATCTCAAGCAAACACACAATTTTAACCCTGGAATGTTTTGGTGAAGACTTTAGATGAATTTTGTAAGGGAAATAACTtgcccaaagtgtaattttaactccattctgtgtgaaatggtcttcagtgttggagttatttgacagtgttggtccaccagtgttagttcgaCTCTGcagatttcaaatctgggggatgTGTGGGTagagttccccatcatgcccttgggcagagtggttagatgtgtttttactgtgttaagttatgtttggatgttgcctggtGTACTGTGATCTctgctgggatttttttttctcatgattctggtggattgttgtcatttttgatgtgagacacatttgcaccatgagtgaagctatCCACTGAGCTGAAGTTACTGCCTGTGATTCTAAATGATCCTAAGTGACATGTAGTGCATCAGTATGCGTTGCCTTGCTATTATTttgactctctgcttttttcttgccagaggagacccaccttgccaaCAGATTTTCGAGAgtaactgcagctctgtcatactaCAGTATATACATTTAagactttcaaaagtgtagttaaACTATATGTTATGTAGACTACCAAAGACACTTATAAAGTGTTGAATTTAACTATTTGAGTTAAATTAACGCTGTCAATTTGCTGTGTACTTTAATAGTAATAGCTTGGacttatatagcgcctttcatgAGACCCAAGGTCGCTTTACAGAAGAGTGGAAAAcaagacacaaaacaaaagacaaacactaaGTTGAGTGTATGTAGGAGGCACATTTAGGAGAGACTGTaagctgtggtgaacaggtggtgcttgaggaGTTTTTTAAACGTGTCCAAGGATGGAGCATTGCAGATGTTTTCAGGAAGGGAGTTCCAGAGAATGGGGGCTGTAGTCCTGAacgctctgtctccataggtgcAAAGTTTGGTGATGGGAACTGTGAGAAGGCCAGTGTCTAAGGACCGGAGGCTCTGGGTTGGAGTATATGGATGAACGAGGTCAGAGAGGTACTGAGAAGCAAGGGCATGAAGGGATTTgtaagtgaggaggaggattttgtatttgatttggAATGTAactgggagccagtggaggtggatgagggtagGGATGATGTGCTGCCAGGGCCTAGTGCGGGAGAGAACCCTGgcagcagagttttggacgtattGGAGCCTGTCCAGGGCTTTGTGAGGTAccccagacaggactccattacaatAATCCAAATGGGAGCTGATGAATGAGTATATGAGTGTCTCTGCAACTGAGTCTGTGAGTGATGATttgagtctggagatgttctttagatggaaaaaggcagttttAGTTACAGATTTGAtatgggactggaaggagagggtggagtccatgATGATGCCCAGGTTTTGGACCTCGGAGGATGGGCTGATGGGATTGCCGTCCACATGAAGTacgagatctccaaccttccttAGTAG
The Cheilinus undulatus linkage group 5, ASM1832078v1, whole genome shotgun sequence DNA segment above includes these coding regions:
- the LOC121509822 gene encoding apoptosis-inducing factor 3 isoform X2, which encodes MLFQNQTRMREVDLGCGRALLIKEHGEFSAMGHKCPHYGAPLVKGVLSKGHVRCPWHGACFNIATGDIEDFPGLDSLPTFQVRVEKEKVIIRANKQALQSQRRSKPMARCSAVINSNTGFSHVLIIGSGPAGLVCAETLRQEGFTDRIVMCTMDRHPPYDRPKLSKSLESTAEQLRLRSMSFLQDHDIELLTEKEAVAVDVKTRSVTFEDGLRMEYRKLFIATGSKPKPMNYKGKEVKNVFHLRTPEDANSIAKLANNKNAVVVGTSFVGMEVAAALTDKAHSVSVIGIEPVPFKKALGERVGKAIMKLFEANRVKFYMLNEVSEMIGHHGQLKEVVLKSGKVLRADVCVIGAGSVPATGFLKQSGIHMDSKGFITVNKMMQTNADGVFAGGDVVIFPFPPRNNKKVNIPHWQMAHVHGRVAALSMMGRATDIKTVPYFWSAMFGKTIRYAGYGDGFDDVIIQGDLDELRFVAFYTRSEEVVAVASMNYDPIVSRVAEVLGSGKTIKKRDVETGDISWLIDKGS
- the LOC121509822 gene encoding apoptosis-inducing factor 3 isoform X1, with the protein product MGGCFSKTKPVEVKVELSLLEKEKEVDGLSPNGKASPFADCRPNGALGHSSDEDPTALPLYHKPRDYVEVSVCHVKDLENGQMREVDLGCGRALLIKEHGEFSAMGHKCPHYGAPLVKGVLSKGHVRCPWHGACFNIATGDIEDFPGLDSLPTFQVRVEKEKVIIRANKQALQSQRRSKPMARCSAVINSNTGFSHVLIIGSGPAGLVCAETLRQEGFTDRIVMCTMDRHPPYDRPKLSKSLESTAEQLRLRSMSFLQDHDIELLTEKEAVAVDVKTRSVTFEDGLRMEYRKLFIATGSKPKPMNYKGKEVKNVFHLRTPEDANSIAKLANNKNAVVVGTSFVGMEVAAALTDKAHSVSVIGIEPVPFKKALGERVGKAIMKLFEANRVKFYMLNEVSEMIGHHGQLKEVVLKSGKVLRADVCVIGAGSVPATGFLKQSGIHMDSKGFITVNKMMQTNADGVFAGGDVVIFPFPPRNNKKVNIPHWQMAHVHGRVAALSMMGRATDIKTVPYFWSAMFGKTIRYAGYGDGFDDVIIQGDLDELRFVAFYTRSEEVVAVASMNYDPIVSRVAEVLGSGKTIKKRDVETGDISWLIDKGS